The following are encoded in a window of Panicum virgatum strain AP13 chromosome 5N, P.virgatum_v5, whole genome shotgun sequence genomic DNA:
- the LOC120675668 gene encoding glucose-1-phosphate adenylyltransferase large subunit 1, chloroplastic/amyloplastic-like, with product MQFTLALDGNTSPHLVRRSSEGGGSERSMERLNIGVINQEKALRNRCFNGGVARTTQCVLTSDACPETLHFQTHSSRKSYADANRVSAVILGGGTGAQLFPLTSSRATPAVPLGGCHRLIDIPMSNCFNSGINKIFVMTQFNSASLNRHIHRTYLGGGITFTDGSVQVLAASQMPEEPAGWFQGTADAIRKFIWVLEDYYNHKDIEHIVILSGDQIYWMNYMELVQKHVDDNADITISCAPIDESRASNYGLVKFDYTGRVLQFFEKPKGDDLESMRVDTNFLSYAIGDTQKYPYIASMGVYVFKRYTLLNLLKSKYSQLHDFGSEILPRAVLEHNVQAYIFTGYWEDVGTIKSFFDANLALTEQPSKFEFYDPKTPFFTAPRNLPPTQLDKCKIKDAFISDGCLLSECNIKHSIIGVCSRISSRCELMDTMMMGADIYETEEEISKILLAGKVPIGIGENTKIRNCIIDMNARIGKNVVIANNKGIQEADHPEEGYYIRSGIVVILKNATIKDGWVI from the exons ATGCAGTTTACACTAGCATTGGATGGGAACACAAGTCCTCACCTGGTGAGACGATCCAGTGAGGGTGGTGGGAGTGAGAGGTCAATGGAAAGATTAAATATTGGGGTCATCAATCAGGAGAAAGCTTTGAGGAATAGGTGCTTCAATGGTGGAGTGGCTAGAACCACACAATGTGTTCTTACCTCTGATGCTTGTCCTGAAACTCTT CATTTTCAAACACATTCCTCCAGAAAAAGTTATGCTGATGCAAACCGTGTGTCTGCTGTAATTTTGGGTGGAGGCACTGGAGCTCAACTCTTTCCTTTGACAAGCTCAAGGGCTACACCTGCT GTCCCTCTTGGAGGATGTCACAGGCTTATTGATATCCCTATGAGCAACTGCTTCAATAGCGGCATAAATAAGATATTCGTGATGACCCAATTCAACTCTGCTTCTCTTAACCGCCATATTCATCGTACATACCTTGGAGGTGGGATCACCTTCACTGATGGATCTGTACAG GTATTAGCAGCTTCGCAAATGCCTGAAGAGCCTGCTGGATGGTTCCAGGGCACAGCAGATGCTATTAGAAAATTTATCTGGGTACTTGAG GATTATTACAATCACAAAGATATCGAGCACATTGTAATCTTGAGTGGCGATCAGATTTATTGGATGAACTACATGGAACTTGTACAG AAACATGTTGACGACAATGCTGACATCACTATATCATGTGCTCCTATTGATGAGAG CCGAGCTTCTAACTATGGACTAGTGAAGTTTGATTATACTGGGCGTGTACTTCAATTTTTTGAGAAACCAAAGGGTGATGATTTGGAATCTATG AGAGTTGATACCAACTTCCTTAGCTATGCTATAGGTGATACACAGAAATATCCCTACATAGCATCGATGGGTGTTTATGTCTTCAAAAGATATACACTTTTAAACCTTTTGAA GTCAAAATATTCTCAGTTGCATGACTTTGGATCTGAAATCCTCCCAAGAGCTGTGCTAGAGCATAATGTGCAG GCATATATTTTCACGGGCTATTGGGAggatgttggaacaatcaaatCATTCTTTGATGCAAATTTGGCCCTAACTGAGCAG CCTTCCAAGTTTGAATTCTATGATCCTAAAACACCTTTCTTCACTGCACCCCGGAACTTGCCTCCGACACAACTAGACAAGTGCAAG ATCAAAGATGCATTTATCTCAGATGGCTGCTTGTTAAGTGAATGCAACATCAAACACTCTATTATTGGAGTTTGCTCACGCATTAGCTCCAGATGTGAACTCATG GATACCatgatgatgggtgcggataTTTATGAAACTGAAGAAGAAATTTCAAAGATACTGTTAGCTGGGAAGGTCCCAATTGGTATAGGAGAGAACACAAAGATAAG GAATTGCATCATCGACATGAATGCGAGGATCGGAAAGAATGTGGTGATTGCTAACAATAAG GGTATCCAAGAGGCTGATCACCCGGAAGAGGGGTACTACATAAGGTCTGGAATTGTGGTGATCTTGAAGAATGCAACCATTAAGGATGGGTGGGTCATATAG
- the LOC120674396 gene encoding 50S ribosomal protein L31, chloroplastic-like has protein sequence MTLSLSTAFLPTPVAARATARTLRSVVPSQGMRCSMRKKGLHPQIYEDAKVYCNGELVLVTGGTKPEYTVDVWSGNHPYYVGDTSALVVMDSQIEKFRKKWGHIKEYWPEDQWREMHPDGDPEFEPEGDN, from the exons ATGAcgctctccctctccaccgccTTCCTCCCCACCCCCGTCGCCGCGAGGGCCACGGCCCGCACCCTCCGCTCCGTCGTCCCGTCACAG GGGATGCGCTGCTCGATGCGCAAGAAGGGGCTGCACCCGCAGATCTACGAGGACGCGAAGGTGTACTGCAACGGCGAGCTGGTGCTGGTGACGGGGGGCACCAAGCCGGAGTACACGGTGGACGTGTGGTCCGGGAACCACCCCTACTACGTCGGCGACACCTCGGCGCTGGTGGTGATGGACAGCCAGATCGAGAAGTTCCGCAAGAAGTGGGGCCACATCAAGGAGTACTGGCCCGAGGACCAGTGGAGGGAGATGCACCCCGACGGCGACCCGGAGTTCGAGCCCGAGGGGGACAACTGA